AGCTGCTGATTACTTGAGTAAATGCATTTACTCAATAGGTTTAGGTAGCAATGACTACCTAAACAACTATTTCATGCCTCAATTCTACAACACCGGCTCTCGTTACACCCCCGATCAATACGCCGATCTTCTCATTCAAGACTATGTCCAAAACCTAAGGACATTGTACAATTACGGGGCCCGGAGGTTTGCACTTTTTGGAATCGGTCAAATTGGGTGTAGCCCTAATGAGTTGGCTCAAAATAGCCAAGATGGAACCACTTGCGTCGAAAAGATCAACTCTGCGAATAGAATCTTTAACGCGAGGTTGAAGGGGACGGTTGATCAGTTGAATTCTCAGTTCAATGATGCAAGGTTCATCTACATTGATgcttatggtatttttcaagATATTGTTCAAAGTCCTTCCACTTATGGTAACTACTTCTTCTCACTTATGgcatttttgatattttttttgagaaaatgacatttttgataatttttttgagaaaaatggcatttttgataATTTAGTTTTGCATAATTTTTATTAGTGCTAGACTCAGTAAAATTGTGGAATTATATGGAGCTTTTGACAaaactattattattacttttctttgtacatacaaaagtggtatttttaaaaatttatataaatagtgATATTTATATGGTCTAACATCAAATACTGTAATATATATAAGTGTAACataatgtattaaattaaaatatgtgaaaCTCGTAAAAATGTTATCTAGTAGTATTAAACGTTTTGTTACACGTTTAACGTATCGTAATAAAAAATGACATAAATTAAGATTAGGGTTTGATTAGTACtcgaattaattaattaattaattatgattatttattaataatttttcaggatttaagGTTACAAATGCTGGGTGTTGTGGAGTAGGAAGAAACAATGGTCAAATTACATGTTTACCCCTACAAACACCATGTCAAAACAGAGATGAGTACTTATTTTGGGATGCATTTCACCCAACTGAGGCTGGAAATGTTGTTGTTGGAAGAAGATCTTACTCTGCTCAACGTGCTTCTGATGCTTACCCAATTGATATTAAAACCCTAGCTCAACTCTAAtcatcaaatatatatacatatctcatgattatatatatatatatatatatatatatcatgataTGTGATGAATGAGTTCTAGTACTACTATACCATACTACTACTACTaattaatacataaatttatGTTTTGTTGTGATATCTAGCTCAAATTTGttgcaattatatatataaatttggcTTTAAATATTACAAGGGTATAGTGGTAATTTTGTTTGCAGTTGGTTTTGTTGTATCTTATGTCAATTATTTAGAGTCCTTCATATCCAAAAGTTGGTTTGTgggaaaaaaaacaaatatttttatatattataataatgtgtTCATGAATTtgaattattgttattttctcttttaaataataataatattgatattttttgtaattgaaatatatatgtGGTTGTTATTAAGTTGAGATATAGCTATGTACCATCAGTACTGATTTTATATTTGAATGAGTtgtgtttttgttttattttgtgtctttttgtgtgtgttttttAATACTTTTAGACAAAAAAAATAGGAGTTTTTTATTAgactttaaaataatattatttttcgtatttttatagaaatttaCGTAACAACTAacgaaacaacttaaattgtaaCTAAAATTCACATAGTAATTTATAGAGTAACCACAATTCaaactataaattttaaaagaaaaagttaaaaataatatacgaggtaattttttttaaaaaaattgaggtTAAATTCTACCATTTTCAAAATTTACGCACTAAAATAGTTTTGAGTATCATTTTTTACTTTATAATTTTGGATGAATTTGGAATAATTTACATTATATTTAAGAAATTATTAGtagttaatattttataataattattaaattaatatttgtgatatttaatttatataattatacaacGTTATGATATTTTGTGATAGTGCTAAAATACTTGTACATATCTCAtagttaaaataattattaaaaggtAAGACGAGATTTAAGTATATATTTAAAAGTAACTtacagtataaatatttaagtttaattttttattgtaaagatagatacttaagttatatttttggaattttCGTAAGTATCTTACCGTTAAATCATTATTCACGTATTATTTTcgtattggtatatttaaattaatttttaaataaaaaaataaaaatttaataacttaGACCAATCAGTAGGAATTGCCACGTAACCATTGATTGAACACTTAATGGTTAAGTACCTACAgaagtttcaaaaatataatttaagtattactgtcgtcaaaaattaaatttaagtatttatttgtaaccgagaattaaacttaaatattatacaGTAAATAAcactatattaattaaatttaagtttatataaatatgttCAATTGATTAAACAAATTTAGATAATAAGAAGACTTTTTAGAAAAATAGATTAGATAAGTAGACTTTCTTGTTTagaagaacatatatatatatatgagataatcatatatattataaaataatgaataattagatttatttacTTTACAATAATTTCAACTCAAAATGGCCAGACACAATAACACGATTCGAAATCTGTACGAGTTAGTAGGTTTGGATTAGCTTTAAATGAGTTTAGATCGTGTTCATGTTGACTCATCTAACTTGTTTAATAAACGAGTCATGTTTAGGTTGATATGTTTAAACAAAATATACTTATAAACGAGTTACACAGATCGTAAGTCGTGTTTGAATCGAGCATATACCTATTATATATAAGTCTTAATACGACACATATACGACTCGTGACTCGTGTGTATACGAAATATCACCCCTACTATAAATTATGGGTAccaattttttctttcttctttctaaataaatacaataataattGCATTAGAAAAACATGCCATATAATATAATTGGACTGACAGTAGTAATAATtgtacttttttatttaaaaggaaATTAATAATTGTACTTTATAATATAAACCAAAAATTAAATAGTGACCACTAGTAAATAAGTACACTTATTTGATTAGAGATACGCTAAAAGGTACCAGTGGTGTCTAGCACcttcctatgtgtcaatatatatcgctattggtccaactaagtatcgggtcccatataatttgatataatagcttttaaggAGTATCGCAAGCCAATCGTAACGTAACATGTCGAGAATATGATAGACACCACTGGGggctaatagcaatgctcatttGATTAAtaacctaattatttaattttccaaacccctcaaatatttaattaacaaGTACACTATTTAATACCTTAATTAACAACTACATGAACTGATCTTTTGTtcaacaacaaaatttgtgacttaaaaataaagaaatttcaACTAAATTATTTCCTATATATGACATCCCACTAAAATTTATAGGTTAAAATTATtagttataaaaattataatttattacaattaaatatatatttttttaaaattgatattagtAATAGtttgtatatataaattgaggaattattttctatatattatttttaatttttttttaaatttacagtttgggttACTCCAGTAGTTTTCATGTAGGTTGTTATGTAAATTTTGATCACAATTTAAATTGCTCCATTagttgatataattttttttgtaaaaatataaaaaaaaaactattttaaagtgtaaaaatgaaaaaaattcattttaccaatgttttaacaaaaaaaaataaaaagaaaaagaaaacattatatataatagccttgatatttttctttacaagcacatgtcaaaataataataataataataataataataataataataataatggaatTAATTGATTTGGGCAATAATAACACTTTGGCTTTGGGGCCATGCTAGCTTAACACAAACCACACATATATTTAAAGTACGTACACAATCAAATCACCTAATTATTACAattaaattatttcattttccAAACCCcatataatcatatatatatatatatatacccctATATAAAATATTGGCATTGCATATCCTCATCATatcataaatattataatttcatctataacatatatattttctctttttgATTATAGAAATATAATGAGTGTGTTAGTGATGAATATTATGATGATAAttttatcattatcattatcattatcaaTAGAGACCGttggatcatcatcatcatcatcagttgATTGTTTTTTCATATTTGGAGATTCATTGGCTGATAATGGAAATAATAACAATCTTCTCACTTTGGCTAAAGTCAATTATCAACCTTATGGGATTGACTTTCATAATTCCCCAACTGGAAGATTCACCAATGGAAAAAATACTGTTGATATTATTGGTAATtaattcttcttcttattattattattttcttaatttcttcaataatatatatatatatatatgtatatatgcagGTGATCTTCTGGGTTTTGATGAGTACATTCCATCTTTTGCTTCATCACTACTTAATGAAAGCTCTAATTTAATGAGTGGGGTCAATTATGCTTCTGGGGCATCTGGAATTCTCTCAATTTCTGGCAAACATAtggtaattatttatatatatatatttatatatatatatacatacatatcatATTTATGGTTATGGTCCCTTTGGTTTTTTAGGCATTAATGTCACATATATTCAGATAATTAGTTATGGTATTGTGTAATTAGGGTCGATCCTGATACTAATTACGCTTTAGGTAGCaataaaattattgaattatttttaaaaattattaaacaaatatggtgacgtttggtaacacttttgttttctaattttttaatcataaaatgaaagtaaaatttttgtttttaaaaattttacttttgaaaaataaaaatgcgttttgtaactacttttattttttaattttaaaaacagaaaacaaaagtgtgttctgtaaaatttattttcattttaattttttgattttatttacgtcgggtctaggtccggagtTGGATTTGGGTTCAAGTTAGAGGTCGGGTTTagcgccagggccgtggggGGATTTGGGATTGAAGTCcaagatattgattaagaaaaaaaaaactgtttaaaaaaatattgaaagtgatttttttttgtttttaaaattttgattctcaattaaaaaattaaaaagtaaaaacatttttatagaacatgtttttaaaaaatatattcactttttcaattttaaaaacaaaaaactgattaaaaaagtgttaccaaacggcacctatgtatatatattttttattttaattatttatttttggactTTTAGGATGAGTGGGCCCTAGGTCGACGCCTAGTTCAACTTAGCTGATTAATACGTTATATGTTTTCGTgaaattatgaataatttaaaatgtcaagaaaaaaaaattactttgggTAATATTATCATGCACAAAATATGGTTTTTAAAATAAGCATATTTTTGTCACTCtctaataataatttagatTTTCATGAAAAGGTGTTGAGAAATTATTGTAACTATATAATTAACATATTCATTTACGATAAAATTAGACTAgtaacttatttatatttataaatcgaAATGTTTTATCAATTTTCGTATATTggaattaattttgttttattttatattaattttcaggGTGACAATATTGGTTTGGGGAAACAAATGAAGAATCACAAGATTGTGGTGTCaaaaattgttgagaaattaggGGACAAAAAATTAGCCAAAGAGTACTTAAACAAGTGTTTGTATTGGGTTGCAATGGGAAATAATGATTACATTAACAATTACTTCATGCCTTGGATTTACCCTTATGGAAATCTTTATAACCCTAATCAATATGCCAATCTTCTCATCCAAAAATATAGTGATCAAATCATGGTAAttatcattaattaataataattatgtaataatTATACATGCATTGCTTTGTATATAGTTACTTAgatttttttgttctttgttaATAGAGCTTGTACAATAATGGAGCAAGAATGGTAGCCCTAAATGGATTAGGGCAAATTGGTTGTACTCCGAACTCGATAAAAACTTACGGAGCAAGTAATGGATCTACCTGCGTAGATTACATGAACGACGCAGTTCAGCTCTTCAACCAAAAACTTGTGACGCTCGTTGATAAATTCAACAGTGATTTTGCTGATGCAAAATTCATCTATATTAACTCTTACGGAATGGGGTCTGGAGATCCCACTGAAGCTGGTAAGAAACTCGGTTAGGGTTACATGTACACtcgtttattattttttttacgattttttttctACATTTCGCTAATATTTTGATTTCGATTTCGTTTTTTTTAGGGTTCAAAGTTTGGGATGTTGGGTGTTGTTCGGTGAATGAGATAGGGCAATGTAAGAAATTGGAGAAGCCATGTGAGAATAGGACAGAGTATGTGTTTTGGGACTCATTTCATCCAACTGAGGCTTCTAATTTAATCACAGCCAATAGAATTTACAAAGCTTATGATCCATCAGACTCTCACCCAATGGATCTTAGTaccctaattcaatcatttcaACTACTAATAAATCCTATTATGagtatgtaattaattattaattatatatattatcttaattaatatatctatatatgtgtgtgttttTATATCTATATTATTGTTTTGCAATAATGTATATGAATCCAAATCATGTGTGTACTATTTCGTTGTTATgtcaataattaaattttattataatttgtgtaatttaaataatttataagttttgttaattaataattaattgcaaattattaattaattatatatgtgttataaatatatgagaaatattttacataaaaaaattatatatattggttTGGTACGTCTTATAAAtgtcgtattgtattaaataacaaaaaacaCAATGTttacacaaaattttatattgtacaattaattattacggcaataaaatttaatagtgTGAATCGTATTATTTAATTCATAACAAATGATTTGTATTAATTAGcttgtatatattataatatttagaaaTGATTCGATATTTGGATCCATACCCGACCCCAGACATATAGATTTTAGACTCGGACCCCAAAACTTCAGCCTTGAACCCCAATCCCATGACCTAGACCAAGACTCGACCCTAAACCTCGAAGCCCTAACACAGACCCTGACCTTGACCCTGACCCCTGGATTCCAgctctggacccgaacctataGCCTTATgtatttcctttttctttaattaagtgaaaaaatattattatataaattatcatGGGCCAGGATTAATTTCTTGCCCGACACTGAAGATGGGATCCAATTCTAGGCTAGGGTAGGGGCGATGTCGAATttatagtaaaaataatataattttacttaGTCTAttacttaatataaattaataccgAACATAGTATTATACTAAATAGTAATTCAACAACACAATAGTGTATAATATAATGCAAAACCTCCTAAGccccataaaaatatatatatatatatataactcatcattatttattaatttattccaaataaataatattaattaataagataTCCATGATCGGTTATATATAAAAACAAGTAAATGACGATTATATGTAGTATAGTATATGCATGAGATATGATTTTACTTGTGGACCATACTTACGTACCCTTCTTCTGTATAGTAaagttgatatatatatatatatgtatatatataatacaaaaacACCCGTGAAAGATCGTAAGCTTATACATatatcatcatatatatatatatatatatatatatatataagattccatccaatatatatacaaacaaaacaaactgccttaataggaaaaaaaatgtcatattgAGGCTTTGTGGGAGGACCTTTTGGAAGTTTTCCcacattatataaaataaattataattccaTCCTTTTCTTTTGGCATATTCACAGTGTGGGTGGTATggtttgactattttttcaaactattCTCCACATgtagttttttaaatttttaaaccgTACTCGTATTGCGAAATTAAAAAACTACAGAAACCGCACGAGTGcagttacaaaaaatcttacttttagacacaacaaaacttgtgactaaaagtgaaaaaattgtgactaattataaattattattcttatgttgtgactaaaaggtccgtggctaaaagtattagtcacaaaaattacaatttgttgtgactaaatgtatttttagtcataatacttgttgtgactaaaactaaattagtgacaacaattgtaactaaatactatgttttagtcacaagtaatattttgttgtgactaaaagttacatttagtcataaaaaagttatattgtgactaaaaagttatcactaaaaatagcagttttttgtagtgacggtttttgcagtttggactatcaccaaataattaaactatcacaaatataacaaagtttgagcaacacttgtcaaaaataccataaagctaaaataaatatagaaaaaagtttcaagtttcaacaatacaataattaataggCTTTGGGCTGGGCCTTCACATATGGAcccaaataaatataatatgcgGTGCAGTGCGGTTTGAACCACATAGAAACAATTTAAAACCGCAAATCGCACCGTACCGCACCGTGCgatttaagaaaaattcaaactgTGACCATACCGCTAAAaattttaaactatatttttttagagTACAGACAATTTAAATAGTTCGATGAACTACCCTACTTAATCTCATATGAAgatccaaaataaaaaaaaaaatctcatatcTTCATAATTATGTATATCTATTGTTGGAGTAAACCTCCACTTACACTGATATTAAGACTCAATACAACTTAATACAAAGGACAGAAAAGGAAATACATGCAAAATCCCTAAGTTGACCTTTGGTCTCTAAAAACCCTAACAGAAATTAGTTAGAATGGATTTGGTTAAATCCACACCTAACTAATTTCTGTAACTACCTAACTAATACATTCAGAAGCAAAAATAGAAACCCTAGATCTATATATACCTCAAGCAACAACCAGATCTGCGTGGTTGAGAGAGTTCTTCAAGATCCAAGGCTTTGAATACTTGAAGAAACAGAGATCGAGACTCGTACATGCACAGAAAACAGAAGAAAGTTAGTACAGTTAGGGAGAGAGAAATAAAACACAGTATATGTAACAACTAAAGAGTCAAAAACCATACCTGTGACTTGGAATCTTCATTTTTGTATGTCTGAAACATCTTGATAGTGGAATCGAGCTCTCAAATTCGAGGAGCAGCTCAAACGGAGACGTAGCCAATTTATTGGTGAACTTCGGGAAAAATTTGGCGTTTTCTAACTCTAATCTTTCTGGTTTTGTGTGTTTGGTTGTGTATAGATCAGATCCTTCTAGATCTGATCTTTGGCTTGTGTTTAATCTGGGATTTCTAGGGTTTTCTGGGTTGATCTAAACCTAGCTTCgagtttctcagagagaaactctctgctagggtttcgagGAAAACCTAAGGGAGAAAGGAATTGACTGAGAAGGTTCTCGAGTCATTGGGGTTTTGTTCAAACACAAAACACTGTCGTTTTGGTGTTCTGACTTTGAAAAGTCATTGAACAGTAAAAGGTCGAAATTGAccttaattattgattagtgtTGTTTGTTGGTGTAGGGACAGGATAGTAAAAGCCTATCTTAAAATTTCCtacaatggtatcagagcttggtTAAAGCTGGAAAAGAATCAACATTCAAACTAATCAAGAAGGAAGAAAACTCAAGCAAGAAATCAAGAAACACAAACAAGAAATTCAAGAACTCAACCAGATCAACTTGAAATCTTTAACAAAGGATTTCTGGGACACATTATAATTATCTTTATAACTAAATTGCCTATCAACACTTATCTTTATTTGATCTTATTTCAATTCATTAACTATGAGCAATTTAAAGGTTGACATTGACAAATTTGATGGTTCTGGTGATTACAGGATTTGGAGAAGGAAAATTAAGTCACTCTTGGCTCAACAAAAACTGTTGAGAGTGCTTAATGATCCCATAGAATGGCCAGAAGAGACTACCAAGATTCAACAAGAAGAATACTTGGAAACTGCAACTGGAATCATGATATTCGACTTATCAGATGCCATAATCAGATTAATAGACAAGGAGGAAACCCCTGCCCAGATTTGgaagaaactggaagaacagttTCAACAAAAATCTCTAACCAACAAGATTTTCTTGAAGGAAAGGATTTTTGGGTTTAAGATGAGTTCATCCAAATCTCTTGATCAAAATTTGGATGAATTCTTAAGGATGCACATTGAACTTGCAAATTCTGGGGAAAATGAGGCACTGAGTGATGAAAATCAGGCCATAATTATCTTAAACTCTCTACCTGAATCCTATAGGGAAGTTAAAACTGGAATAAAGTATGGAAGGACATCTATAACCCTAGAGGAGGTGATTTCAGCACTCAAATCTAAAGATTTAGAGATGAGAACAGAGAAAGGTGGACATTCAAATGGTGAAGTTAACTTGAGTAGGGGCAGACCAGGTCCACGAAAACCTTGGAACAATAGAGGTAGAAGCCAAGGCAGAGGTTCAAACAAACAGGGAGGATTTCAAAGAGGCAGATCTAATTCTAACCCTAGAAATTCTGATGAAACTAATGGTTGTTACAATTGTGGTAAACCTGGGCATTTTAAAAGAGATTGTTATTTCTTGAAaagaaataacaaacaaaaaccACATGGACATGGAGATTCTAAATACTCTAACTCTAAACCTAAATCTGATATGCATGATGCTAATGTTACTGATGGATATGAAAGTGGTGAAGTGTACCAAGTTGGACCATCCATCAAAGATGAATGGATCCTTGACTCTGGTTGCACTTTCCACATGACTAATAATAAAACTTTCATGTTTGATTTCAGGAAATCAAATGGGGGCAGAGTTATACTTGGAAACAATCAAACTTGTGATATACAAGGTTCTGGATCTATCAGTTTTAAAATGCATGATGGAATGGTCAGAACTCTAAGTGAAGTTAGATATGTTCCTAATCTAGCCAGGAACCTAATTTCACTAAGTGTTCTAGATGACCAAGGCATTGTTAGCAAGATTGAATCTGGCCAAATGAAAATAAGTAAATGGGCTCTAACTATCATGAAAGGACACAAAGATGGAGGCTTATACT
This region of Cannabis sativa cultivar Pink pepper isolate KNU-18-1 chromosome 7, ASM2916894v1, whole genome shotgun sequence genomic DNA includes:
- the LOC115697567 gene encoding GDSL esterase/lipase At5g45670, which produces MMMMKNSDNNVMIIIGLIIMSVVVVSEGAPQVPCYFIFGDSLVDNGNNNQLQSLARADYLPYGIDFPNGPSGRFSNGKTTVDVVAELLGFEDYIPAYATARGQQILGGVNFASAAAGIREETGRQLGGRISFSGQVENYRNTVSQVVDLLGDENTAADYLSKCIYSIGLGSNDYLNNYFMPQFYNTGSRYTPDQYADLLIQDYVQNLRTLYNYGARRFALFGIGQIGCSPNELAQNSQDGTTCVEKINSANRIFNARLKGTVDQLNSQFNDARFIYIDAYGIFQDIVQSPSTYGFKVTNAGCCGVGRNNGQITCLPLQTPCQNRDEYLFWDAFHPTEAGNVVVGRRSYSAQRASDAYPIDIKTLAQL
- the LOC115697560 gene encoding GDSL esterase/lipase At1g29670 gives rise to the protein MSVLVMNIMMIILSLSLSLSIETVGSSSSSSVDCFFIFGDSLADNGNNNNLLTLAKVNYQPYGIDFHNSPTGRFTNGKNTVDIIGDLLGFDEYIPSFASSLLNESSNLMSGVNYASGASGILSISGKHMGDNIGLGKQMKNHKIVVSKIVEKLGDKKLAKEYLNKCLYWVAMGNNDYINNYFMPWIYPYGNLYNPNQYANLLIQKYSDQIMSLYNNGARMVALNGLGQIGCTPNSIKTYGASNGSTCVDYMNDAVQLFNQKLVTLVDKFNSDFADAKFIYINSYGMGSGDPTEAGFKVWDVGCCSVNEIGQCKKLEKPCENRTEYVFWDSFHPTEASNLITANRIYKAYDPSDSHPMDLSTLIQSFQLLINPIMSM